The window GGTGCCTCGTCCGGTTCGCTGACGGCGGCCTGCATGTCCGTGGACAAATCGAGCATCTGCCGACATCGAGGCAGGATTTCACTGCCAGCGGCGGTCAGGCTCAATTTGCGCGTGGTGCGGTGCATCAGGCGTGCGCCGACCCAATCTTCCAGCTCCGCCAGATAGCGCGAAACCACCGGCCTAGACAGGTCCAGGTGATCGGCGGCGGCCGACTGGCTGCCCAGGTCAACCACCGTGATGAACACCCGCATTGCTTGTAGACGATCCATGATTTGCCCGCTTTCAGAAACAAACTATGTTCCAGCATCGCATTTTTTGTACTGAGTCATGCAACTAAGCTCTGTCCCATCGCCAAACACGGCATTCGGACAACGGAGCAACAGATGATCGGCTTCACCTCGCTTAAACGTATTTTGCTGGCCACCGCCACCTTCGGTTTCGCCGTCCACGCAGCGGCAGCCTCAACCCTGACCCTGGACGTCTACAACCCGGGCGACAAGGCGATCTTCCCGGTGACCTCGGTGTTGGTCAGTGGCGAGAAAGACGCGATTTTGGTGGATGCGCAATTTGGCAAATCCCAGGCCGAGCAAGTGGTCGAAAAGATCCGCGCCAGCGGCAAGCAATTGACCACCATCTACATCAGCCACGGTGACCCGGATTACTACTTCGGCCTCGATACCCTGACTGCCGCATTCCCCAACGCCAAAGTGCTCGCCTCGCAGCCGACCGTGGACCACATCCAGAACACCGTCGACGGCAAACTGGCGTTCTGGGGGCCGAAAATGGGCGCCGATGTACCGGCCAAAACCATCGTGCCGGAGGTGCTCAAGGGCGACAGCCTGATGCTCGAAGGGCAGAAGTTGCAGGTGGTGGGGCTGGACGGCAAGCAGCCGGATCGCAGCTTCGTGTGGATTCCGTCGATCAAGGCTGTGGTCGGTGGTGTCGTCGTCGCAGAAAACATTCACGTGTGGATGGCCGACACCCAGACGCCGCAGTCCCACGCCGATTGGCTGACCACGCTGCACGCCATTGAAACCCTGAAACCGAAAACTATCGTGCCGGGTCATTACCTCGGTGAGAGCGCCCGTTCGCTGGCCGCCGTGCAGTTCACCGCCGATTACATCAAGGCCTTCGACGAAGAAACCGCCAAGGCCAAACACGCTGCTGCGCTGATCGCCGCGATGAAAAAACGCTACCCGACGCTGGGTGAAGAAAGCTCTCTTGAACTGAGCGCGAAAGTCGCCAAGGGCGAGATGAAGTGGTAACCCGATTCACTCACACTCATTGATCGTTCCCACGCTCTGCGTGGGAATGCCTCAACGGACGCTCTGCGTTCGGCTTTGGAAGGAACGCGGAGCGTGGGAACGATCATCAGGAGAAGGTCAGAGACTGAACCCACCATCCAACGGGATGATATTCCCGGTCATGTAAGCACCGGCCGTACTCGCCAGACTGATTGCCAGCGCCGCCATCTCTTCTTCCCGGCCCCAGCGTTTCATCGGAATCAACGCCGTGTCGTCGGCCAGCGCCTGCTCATCATTGCCGATGTGCTGAGTCATCTTGCTCGGAAAACGCCCCGGCGCGATGACGTTGACGTTGATGTGCTGGCTCACCAACTCACGCGCCAGAATCCGCGACAGTTGATGCAGGGCCGCTTTACTCGGCCCGTAGGCATAAGCCTGCTCGCCGAAGGACGAAATGCCCGCCACTGAACCGATATTGATAATTCGCGCCGGATTCGCTGCCGAACCGGCCTTGCGCAGCAGTGGCAAAAACTGCTGGATGCAGTTGAACACCGAGGTCACGTTCAGCTGCATGACCTTTTCCCAGCCCTTGACCGGGTAGCTCTCCAGCGGCGCGCCCCACGTGGTGCCGGCGTTGTTCACCAGAATATCCAGCTGACCGATCTGCTCGCCCAGTCGCGTAGCCAGTTGAAGTACGCCTTCTTCGGTGGCCAGGTTGGCCGCCATGCCGTGGCAACGACCGAATGCGCTCAGCTCATCAGCCGTTTGCTGACAGGCTTCGGCATCCCGGGCGCAGACGTACACGGTGGCACCGGCCTCGACATAGGCCTTGGCGATCATTTTGCCGATACCACGGGTGCCGCCGGTCACCAGGGCGGTGCGGCCTTGCAGGGAAAAGTACGGGTGCATGGCGAATCCTGAGAGCTGAGGGTCATTACACCCTAGTCGTCAGCCGCCGGAAGCGGAGCCACTATTATTGCGAGGAATGAGCGGCCATATAGCCCTGTAGGAGCTGTCGAGTGCAACGAGGCTGCGATCTTTTGATGTTGCTTTTAAAAGCGAAGATCAAAAGATCGCAGCCTCGTTGCACTCGACAGCTCCTACAGGTCAGATCTGCTTCACGCGTTACTGCGGACGCACGCGCAGGGTCAGGCCCTTGAGGAAATTGCGCAGCAACTGGTCGCCGCACGGGCGGTAGTTGGTGTGGCCGAACTTGCGGAACAGCGCGCTCAGCTCAGGCTTGGACACCGGGAACTCGGAGGCCTTGAGGATGGCGTGCATGTCGTCTTCTTTCAGTTCGAAAGCCACACGCAGTTTCTTCAGGATGATGTTGTTGGTCACCGGCACTTCGATCGGCTGCGGCGGACGGCTTTCGTCCTTGCCGCGCTTGAAGGTCACCAGGCCGTCGAGGAAATGCGCCATGACTTCATCCGGGCAGCGTACGAAGCCTTCCTCGTCTTCCTCTTTCTTGTCGAGGTACGTCACCAGGTCTTCCAGGGCCACGTCCATGCCGCCGAGCTTGATGATTTCGATGACTTTCTTGTCGCTGATGTCGAGCATGTAGCGCACGCTGCGCAGTACGTCGTTATGAATCATGGTGTGCAATCCTGATATTCAGCAGTGGGCGCCGCATAAACAGCGGCGCCAAAATGTGTGGCGGCGTGAAAAGTCTTAGAACTTCTCTTTGCCGGACAGGTAACGCCATTGCCCCAACGGCACTTTGCCGATGGACACGCCGCCAATGCGGATGCGGCGGATGGCGACAACCTTCAGGCCTACGGCCTGGCAGAACAGGGCGATGACGCCCGGTTGTGGGTTCTTCATCGCAAAACGCAGGCGGTTTTCGTTCTGCCAGCTGGCTTTGACCGGCGGCAGTTCCTTGCCCTTGTAGGTCAGGCCGTGGTTCAGGCGGTTGAGGCCGTGAGCCACCATGTCGCCTTCAACTTCGACCACATACTCTTGCTCGATCTTGGCGGAATCGGCAGTGAGTTTGCGCAGGATCTTCCAGTCCTGGGTGAACACCAACAGACCGCTGGCGTTGGCCTGCAGATCGGTACTGGCGGTCAGGCGCAGGAAGTGGCCCTTGAGCGGGCGTTTGCCGTAGCGGTGTTCTTCGCTCAGGGTCTCGGCGCTGATGGTCGCCATGGCCGTTTCCGCGTCCATGCCCGCAGGGACGTTGAACAGGATGGTCACCGGCTCCGGCGCGGTTGCCTTGGCTTCGGGATCGAGCTCGACTTTTTGGGTGTCGACCTTGAACTGCGGCTCGTCGATGACCTTGCCGTCCACGGTGACCCAGCCGCCCTCGATGAACAGCTCAGCCTCCCGACGGGAACAGCCGACGAGTTCGATGAGGCGTTTGGAGAGACGAATCGGGTCAGTCATGACAGGGCCGTAACAAAAAAGGGGTGGGCATTGTACCTGCTGGACGCCGGTTAATCCCGGCTCCATTTGCGCTGTACGGCTTTTTGTGGGAGCTGGCTTGCCTGCGATAGCATCGCTGCGGCCTGACAGACAGACCGCGTCGTCTGCATCGCAGGCAAGCCAGCTCCCACATTGTTCTGTGTTGGGTCAGCCATTAACCATTACGCGTCAGTTGTTGAGACTGACGCAAACGCATGTGCAGCAACGGATACGGCTGACCCATACCGTCGTGCTCGGAGCGACCGATCACCTCAAAACCCTGCTTGAAGTAGAATCCCAAGGCCTGCGGATTCTGCTCATTGACGTCCAGCTCATCGGCGTTCAGGTGTTCCAGGGCATAGCGCAGCAATTGCTTGCCCAGGCCTTTGCCGCGATGCGCCGGGTCGATGAAGAGCATTTCGATCTTGCCCGCCGCCACGCCGGCGAACCCGGTGATGCGCTGGCGTGAGTCTTTGGTACAGATCAGCATCACCGCGTCGAGGTAGCGGGTCAGCACCAGATTCTTCAGCAGGTCGATGTAGCTGTCGGGCAGAAAGTCATGGGTGGCGCGCACCGAGGCTTCCCACACTTGGGTGAGTTCTTCGTAGTCGCTCTGTTTCGGTGTGTGAATGACCGAGTGTTGGCGCATGCCCGCTGGCCTCTGTTGCGTGGATGACGCGAGTTCTTCTCTCACAAAACGATAGACGTAAAAAAGCCCCGCATCTCGTCAAGAGAGCGGGGCTTTTTGTATTTTTTGCGTTTAGATCTGTTCAGCCCACAGGTCGTATTCGTCGGCGTCGGTCACTTTGCACCAGACTTTATCG of the Pseudomonas frederiksbergensis genome contains:
- a CDS encoding MBL fold metallo-hydrolase gives rise to the protein MIGFTSLKRILLATATFGFAVHAAAASTLTLDVYNPGDKAIFPVTSVLVSGEKDAILVDAQFGKSQAEQVVEKIRASGKQLTTIYISHGDPDYYFGLDTLTAAFPNAKVLASQPTVDHIQNTVDGKLAFWGPKMGADVPAKTIVPEVLKGDSLMLEGQKLQVVGLDGKQPDRSFVWIPSIKAVVGGVVVAENIHVWMADTQTPQSHADWLTTLHAIETLKPKTIVPGHYLGESARSLAAVQFTADYIKAFDEETAKAKHAAALIAAMKKRYPTLGEESSLELSAKVAKGEMKW
- a CDS encoding SDR family oxidoreductase, with the translated sequence MHPYFSLQGRTALVTGGTRGIGKMIAKAYVEAGATVYVCARDAEACQQTADELSAFGRCHGMAANLATEEGVLQLATRLGEQIGQLDILVNNAGTTWGAPLESYPVKGWEKVMQLNVTSVFNCIQQFLPLLRKAGSAANPARIINIGSVAGISSFGEQAYAYGPSKAALHQLSRILARELVSQHINVNVIAPGRFPSKMTQHIGNDEQALADDTALIPMKRWGREEEMAALAISLASTAGAYMTGNIIPLDGGFSL
- a CDS encoding DUF1456 family protein, whose product is MIHNDVLRSVRYMLDISDKKVIEIIKLGGMDVALEDLVTYLDKKEEDEEGFVRCPDEVMAHFLDGLVTFKRGKDESRPPQPIEVPVTNNIILKKLRVAFELKEDDMHAILKASEFPVSKPELSALFRKFGHTNYRPCGDQLLRNFLKGLTLRVRPQ
- a CDS encoding rRNA pseudouridine synthase; translation: MTDPIRLSKRLIELVGCSRREAELFIEGGWVTVDGKVIDEPQFKVDTQKVELDPEAKATAPEPVTILFNVPAGMDAETAMATISAETLSEEHRYGKRPLKGHFLRLTASTDLQANASGLLVFTQDWKILRKLTADSAKIEQEYVVEVEGDMVAHGLNRLNHGLTYKGKELPPVKASWQNENRLRFAMKNPQPGVIALFCQAVGLKVVAIRRIRIGGVSIGKVPLGQWRYLSGKEKF
- a CDS encoding GNAT family N-acetyltransferase is translated as MRQHSVIHTPKQSDYEELTQVWEASVRATHDFLPDSYIDLLKNLVLTRYLDAVMLICTKDSRQRITGFAGVAAGKIEMLFIDPAHRGKGLGKQLLRYALEHLNADELDVNEQNPQALGFYFKQGFEVIGRSEHDGMGQPYPLLHMRLRQSQQLTRNG